In a single window of the Ignavibacteria bacterium genome:
- a CDS encoding nucleotide sugar dehydrogenase — MSEVLREKIKQKKAKIGIIGLGYVGLPLAIEFARKGFNVHGVDLDQNKIKLIQQKKNYIKDVINKDFLYAINNNLFTASANYDKIGDQEIIFICVPTPVTDNKTPDISFIMDSTQEIFKRMKRHTLIILKSTTFPGTTEDYVQPLLESKGWKCGKDYYLSFSPERVDPGNKVYNTGNTPIVVGGVTKKCQELSVMIMQEVATKVHQVSSPRAAEMEKLLENIFRSVNIALVNELARLCDRMGNVNIWEVIEAAATKPFGYMPFYPGPGIGGHCIQIDPYYLDWAAKQYDFHTNFVELAAESNEEMPFYVRDMVMREIANAPVKAADANVLILGTTFKRDVEDPRNSPAIKVIELLYKEGIQNINFHDPYMRNIRLMDKIFRVQELNEKLLKEADVTVIVTDHTTYDYEWIVAFSKRVIDTRNATKKLKLNREKITLLGANTFKIS, encoded by the coding sequence ATGAGTGAAGTATTAAGAGAAAAAATCAAGCAGAAAAAAGCCAAGATCGGTATTATCGGACTGGGATATGTCGGTTTACCTCTTGCAATAGAGTTCGCAAGAAAAGGATTTAATGTACACGGCGTTGATCTTGACCAGAATAAGATCAAGCTTATACAGCAGAAAAAGAATTATATAAAAGATGTTATCAATAAAGATTTCCTTTACGCAATAAATAATAACCTTTTTACAGCTTCAGCAAATTATGATAAAATAGGCGACCAGGAAATTATCTTCATTTGTGTGCCTACCCCGGTTACTGATAATAAAACTCCTGATATTTCTTTTATAATGGATTCCACACAGGAAATTTTCAAAAGGATGAAAAGGCACACCCTGATAATATTAAAAAGCACAACATTCCCCGGCACCACCGAAGATTACGTCCAGCCGCTGCTGGAATCAAAAGGGTGGAAATGCGGCAAAGATTATTACCTCTCATTTTCACCTGAAAGGGTTGACCCAGGAAATAAAGTATATAATACCGGTAATACCCCGATAGTAGTCGGCGGGGTAACTAAAAAATGCCAGGAGCTTTCTGTGATGATAATGCAGGAAGTTGCCACAAAAGTACACCAGGTATCTTCACCCAGGGCCGCTGAAATGGAAAAGCTGCTTGAAAATATTTTCCGCAGCGTGAATATAGCGCTGGTGAATGAGCTTGCAAGGCTTTGCGACAGGATGGGAAATGTGAATATCTGGGAAGTAATAGAAGCTGCCGCAACCAAGCCATTTGGATATATGCCATTTTACCCCGGTCCGGGGATCGGCGGGCACTGCATACAAATAGACCCGTACTATCTTGACTGGGCTGCAAAACAATATGACTTCCACACGAATTTTGTTGAGCTTGCAGCTGAATCCAATGAAGAGATGCCCTTTTATGTAAGGGATATGGTTATGAGAGAAATTGCCAATGCGCCGGTTAAAGCCGCTGACGCCAATGTATTGATACTTGGCACCACATTCAAGCGCGATGTTGAAGATCCCAGGAATTCACCGGCAATAAAGGTAATAGAGCTGCTCTATAAAGAAGGAATTCAGAACATCAATTTCCATGACCCGTATATGAGAAATATAAGGCTGATGGATAAGATATTCCGCGTTCAGGAGCTTAATGAAAAGCTGCTTAAAGAAGCTGATGTTACTGTTATAGTAACAGATCATACTACATATGATTATGAATGGATAGTCGCTTTTTCAAAAAGGGTTATCGATACAAGGAACGCGACAAAGAAGCTGAAATTGAACAGGGAAAAGATAACGCTTCTTGGCGCTAACACTTTTAAGATCAGCTAG
- a CDS encoding NAD-dependent epimerase/dehydratase family protein, with protein MKNILVTGGAGFIGTNFVYYITSKGYNVTVLDKLTYAGGKDNLEPLIAEGKVKFIEGDICDKDIAVKSLKGSQSVIHFAAESHNTRSETDPDLFYRTNVEGTKVMLEAAFENGIEKFIHISTDEVYGSIADGYFAEGDKLIGDSQATSAYSKSKSQADDLAMEFGRNYPVIVLRPTNNFGPWQYPEKALPRWISNILLGDKIPLWGEGLQVRDWLYAPLTSECLEFLLNKGEAGNAYNVAANHNPEITNRRAAEWICEMLGVNKDEWISYIPDPRPNHDFRYALNVDKITKLGFKPAVDPYAQFKATVEWYKANEQWWKKRKEEAESIYK; from the coding sequence ATGAAAAACATACTTGTTACCGGCGGAGCCGGTTTTATTGGTACAAACTTTGTCTATTATATAACCTCTAAAGGTTATAATGTCACGGTTCTTGATAAGCTCACCTATGCGGGAGGAAAAGACAATCTTGAGCCTCTTATTGCTGAAGGCAAAGTTAAATTTATCGAAGGCGATATCTGTGATAAAGATATTGCTGTTAAGTCGCTTAAAGGCTCTCAATCTGTAATTCATTTTGCGGCTGAAAGCCACAACACCCGCAGCGAAACCGACCCTGACCTTTTTTACCGCACAAATGTTGAAGGCACAAAAGTAATGCTTGAAGCCGCGTTTGAAAACGGAATCGAGAAATTCATCCATATATCTACCGATGAAGTTTATGGCTCTATTGCCGATGGTTATTTTGCTGAAGGCGATAAACTCATTGGCGATAGCCAGGCAACTTCCGCGTATTCAAAATCAAAATCACAGGCTGATGACCTTGCAATGGAATTCGGAAGAAATTACCCTGTGATAGTCTTAAGGCCCACAAACAATTTCGGCCCGTGGCAGTATCCTGAAAAAGCGCTGCCTAGATGGATATCAAATATCCTGCTTGGTGATAAGATCCCCTTATGGGGAGAAGGCCTGCAGGTGCGTGACTGGCTTTATGCGCCGCTGACATCGGAATGCCTTGAGTTCTTACTCAATAAAGGCGAAGCAGGAAATGCGTATAATGTCGCAGCAAACCATAACCCTGAGATCACAAACCGCCGGGCTGCTGAATGGATATGTGAAATGCTTGGAGTAAACAAAGATGAATGGATAAGCTACATTCCTGATCCAAGACCCAACCATGATTTCCGCTACGCTTTAAATGTAGATAAGATAACCAAGCTTGGCTTTAAGCCGGCAGTTGATCCTTATGCTCAGTTCAAAGCCACAGTTGAGTGGTATAAAGCCAATGAACAGTGGTGGAAAAAACGCAAGGAAGAAGCTGAAAGTATATATAAATAA
- a CDS encoding HNH endonuclease: protein MTRRIPEKELILPSLFLMNIQPDGMIDTTTLIDKLTSILKPPPEDLERNPSRNDTKFSQKVRNLKSHNTLNGLADYDYTEKKYKITDAGILHLKNNSDIVKYLLVNDFEYSDLESAFIELENNAETDKKAIEVFDENILIQEGIKKITEVSVYERSTLLREKAIDKFKNTDDSIDCHTCDFNFSKFYGVALGKLFIEIHHVKPIFKYEDEDLTRKIDDALDNVIPVCSNCHRMIHRNWKKPLEISYLIDRINENGVFRD from the coding sequence ATGACTAGACGGATTCCTGAAAAAGAATTAATCTTACCAAGTTTATTTTTAATGAACATTCAACCGGATGGTATGATTGATACTACTACTTTAATAGATAAATTAACTTCTATATTAAAACCACCACCTGAAGATTTAGAAAGAAATCCAAGTAGAAATGATACTAAATTTTCCCAAAAAGTAAGAAATTTAAAATCGCATAATACTTTAAATGGTTTGGCTGACTATGATTATACCGAAAAAAAATATAAGATAACTGATGCTGGCATATTACATCTAAAAAATAATTCTGATATAGTAAAATATTTACTTGTTAATGATTTTGAATATTCTGATTTAGAAAGTGCATTTATTGAACTTGAAAATAATGCTGAAACTGATAAAAAAGCTATAGAAGTTTTTGATGAGAATATTTTAATTCAAGAAGGTATAAAGAAAATTACAGAAGTTTCAGTTTACGAAAGATCAACTTTGCTAAGAGAAAAGGCTATTGACAAATTTAAAAATACTGATGATTCAATTGATTGTCATACATGCGATTTTAATTTTTCTAAGTTTTATGGTGTTGCTTTAGGTAAATTGTTTATTGAAATTCATCATGTTAAACCAATTTTTAAATATGAAGATGAAGATTTAACTCGTAAAATTGATGATGCTTTAGATAATGTAATTCCTGTATGTTCTAATTGTCATCGAATGATACATAGAAACTGGAAAAAACCTCTTGAAATTTCATATTTAATTGACAGAATTAATGAAAATGGTGTATTTCGTGATTAG
- a CDS encoding DNA adenine methylase, with protein sequence MKLIKSNGITNNSYDELETLSLINYNVSYYNKEKRLTPIIKWPGGKDSELNYILPQLPKQIENFYDPFVGGGAVYFAVKAKNYFINDKSDELINLYLELAKKNNELFFNLFIKIIENWKALEEIVRNNNNFFIQLYRSYHIEKNLIKLKDKITQFILEHNFEFKDLLKGSFFNMNIENFLFELNKNLTSKINNLSKIEDDGNDVIDFDLLQNIETALKSAFYMHFRHLYNNSNFYQLNRTVQTVIFYFIRNQAYSGMFRYNSKGEFNVPYGGIQYNRKDFNKKLNYFRQKDFLNHLSKTKITSLDFEDFILKFKPSNNDFVFLDPPYDSEFSTYTKNVFGKEEHIRLANLFIKNCKAKWMLVIKNTEFIVSLYEGKGLHITSFDKRYLVSFKNRNNPNTKHLIIKNYD encoded by the coding sequence ATGAAGCTTATTAAAAGTAATGGAATTACGAATAATTCTTATGATGAACTTGAAACATTGAGTTTAATAAACTATAATGTATCATATTACAATAAGGAAAAAAGGCTTACACCTATTATAAAATGGCCTGGCGGAAAAGATTCTGAGCTTAACTATATTTTACCTCAATTACCAAAACAAATTGAAAACTTTTATGATCCTTTTGTTGGTGGTGGTGCAGTTTACTTTGCAGTAAAAGCTAAAAATTATTTTATAAATGACAAATCAGACGAGCTAATTAACTTGTATTTGGAATTAGCAAAGAAAAATAATGAACTATTCTTTAATCTATTTATTAAGATTATTGAGAATTGGAAAGCTCTAGAAGAAATTGTAAGAAATAATAATAATTTTTTCATACAACTTTATAGATCTTATCACATAGAAAAAAATTTGATAAAGTTAAAAGACAAAATAACTCAATTTATATTGGAACATAATTTTGAGTTTAAGGATTTACTCAAAGGCAGTTTCTTTAATATGAATATTGAAAACTTCCTATTTGAACTAAATAAAAACTTAACTTCTAAGATTAATAATTTATCAAAAATTGAAGATGACGGAAACGATGTTATAGATTTTGATTTATTGCAGAATATTGAGACAGCATTAAAAAGTGCATTTTATATGCATTTTAGGCATTTATATAACAATTCAAATTTCTATCAATTAAATAGAACTGTACAAACAGTAATTTTTTATTTTATTAGGAATCAAGCATATAGTGGAATGTTTCGATATAATTCTAAAGGTGAATTTAATGTACCTTATGGAGGTATTCAGTATAATAGAAAAGACTTTAACAAAAAATTAAATTATTTTAGGCAAAAGGATTTTTTAAACCATTTAAGTAAAACAAAAATTACAAGTCTTGATTTTGAAGATTTTATATTAAAATTTAAGCCATCAAATAATGATTTTGTTTTTTTAGATCCACCTTATGATAGTGAGTTTAGCACATATACAAAAAATGTTTTTGGAAAAGAAGAGCATATCAGATTAGCAAATTTATTTATTAAAAACTGCAAGGCTAAATGGATGCTCGTAATAAAAAATACAGAGTTTATAGTTTCATTATATGAAGGCAAAGGCCTACATATAACATCGTTTGACAAAAGATATCTAGTAAGTTTTAAAAATAGAAATAATCCTAACACTAAACATTTAATAATTAAAAATTATGACTAG